From the Leptospira sp. WS60.C2 genome, one window contains:
- the nrfD gene encoding NrfD/PsrC family molybdoenzyme membrane anchor subunit has product MSLTQAVRDKLDIPDLVTGGKSLKDVTVDIAKPNEDFPTKLWWNTFLLVLTITLIDVAIIGYLFYEGLYLLGINNPVGWGFFVVNFVFWIGIGHAGTLISAVLYLFRQGWRTGINRAAEAMTIFAVLVAASNLILHVGRPWLGFWLFPYPNERGPLWVNFRSPLIWDTFAVSTYLSISMVFWYLGLIPDLATLRDRATETWRKNLYNILAFGWVGSARAWSHLEIVSMILAALSTPLVLSVHTIVSFDFAVSILPGWHTTIFPPYFVAGAIFSGFAMVVTLMVIAREVFNLKNYITMKHLDNMNKIMMVTGLIVGLAYGTEFFIAWYSGNEYEGFAFWNRAFGPYGWAYFIMISCNVLSPQVFWFRKLRYNIPVMFVASLVVNVGMWFERFVIMMTLNRDFLPSSWAMYTPTLFDYAMLIGTFGIFFTLFLLWCRIMPVIAIAEVKTVMPQKEGAHH; this is encoded by the coding sequence ATGTCATTAACACAAGCAGTTAGAGATAAATTAGATATCCCCGACCTGGTAACAGGCGGGAAATCGCTAAAAGATGTAACCGTTGATATCGCAAAACCAAACGAAGATTTCCCAACCAAACTTTGGTGGAATACCTTCCTATTGGTTCTTACGATCACCCTGATCGACGTAGCCATTATCGGTTATTTGTTTTACGAAGGTCTTTACCTCCTAGGGATCAACAACCCAGTGGGTTGGGGATTTTTCGTCGTCAACTTCGTATTTTGGATTGGTATTGGTCACGCAGGAACATTGATTTCTGCGGTTTTATACCTCTTTCGCCAAGGTTGGAGAACGGGAATCAACCGTGCTGCAGAAGCGATGACCATCTTTGCCGTACTGGTTGCGGCATCGAACCTCATCCTCCACGTAGGTCGTCCATGGCTCGGATTTTGGCTCTTTCCTTATCCAAATGAAAGAGGACCACTTTGGGTGAACTTCCGTTCCCCTCTGATCTGGGACACGTTTGCGGTATCCACCTACCTTTCCATTTCGATGGTATTCTGGTATTTGGGCCTCATTCCTGACCTTGCGACCCTCAGGGACCGCGCCACAGAAACTTGGAGAAAGAACTTATACAACATCCTAGCCTTTGGTTGGGTTGGATCGGCGAGAGCTTGGTCACACTTGGAAATCGTTTCCATGATTCTTGCGGCTCTTTCGACTCCACTTGTTCTTTCGGTGCATACCATCGTATCCTTCGACTTCGCTGTTTCCATCCTTCCAGGTTGGCACACGACCATTTTCCCTCCATACTTCGTTGCCGGTGCGATTTTCTCCGGATTTGCGATGGTGGTAACCCTTATGGTCATTGCTCGTGAAGTGTTTAACCTAAAGAACTACATCACGATGAAACACTTGGACAACATGAACAAAATCATGATGGTAACAGGTCTTATCGTGGGTCTTGCGTATGGAACTGAGTTTTTCATCGCTTGGTATTCTGGAAATGAATACGAAGGATTTGCATTCTGGAATAGAGCCTTTGGACCATATGGTTGGGCGTATTTCATTATGATCTCCTGTAACGTTCTCTCACCGCAAGTGTTCTGGTTCCGCAAACTTCGTTACAACATCCCTGTGATGTTTGTTGCCTCCCTTGTGGTGAACGTGGGTATGTGGTTCGAGCGTTTTGTGATCATGATGACACTGAACCGTGACTTTTTACCATCCAGCTGGGCAATGTATACACCGACACTTTTCGACTACGCGATGTTAATCGGAACGTTCGGTATCTTCTTTACTCTCTTCCTTCTCTGGTGTCGAATCATGCCAGTGATCGCGATTGCAGAAGTAAAAACAGTGATGCCACAAAAAGAAGGAGCACACCACTAG
- a CDS encoding Fe-S-cluster-containing hydrogenase: MKDDSFQKEKKSLWQSYELRGTARERELQKQEFYKSPDPLIAKIKKGDFDRKTFLKFMGASVVMTTVGCIQKPAEKIVPYVNLTIKNPDNNEVEQYDFVKHGHSYHYASVCGGCSVGCGVLVKAKDGRPLKLEGNPSHPISEGALCASGQASIFDLYDADRAKEPQQIVNGSAKSSDWFVLDKDVKEKLAANKGKTVVVTKPLTSPATKEFVSEFLRSVGGGKHLEVAFASSDDAITIAQEKSYGKAVLPNYHFDKAKVILSIDSDFLNQVNYHNDFSKRRDLQKNSKSLNAFIAAETHPTMTGSNADQRVPLKPGDQRKFALVIAKALSDLGVGGATGVSGINVETTASELGISKEVVVRTAKALASAKGESLVVAGGSNTLTEDAVDLQIAVNMLNSMLGNDGKTIDPGNPLKEGKSNYAENLKSLAKDLKERKAGVVILFGVNPVYEAPNGDEWKKLLHEAAQVVQVSDRVDETALASNWLAPVSHFLESWGDNESVAGIVSVQQPTIRPLFQSKAFEDMLIGWAGGKLLGSESLYEYLKAKYSKKTNWEDLLRKGVLVSGNPKADKGGRSFRGTIAPLTPSKSGLTVSLYENTGIGTGERANNSQLQELPDPVSKVTWDNYVAISPQYSRSSGIKLNDVVTVTVNGKSFELPALVQPGLHPEAVGIALGYGRTNVGEIGNGVGKNASILATEVNGSYVYSGLSITLSPTGKKYKLATTQDHHMMSPGVMMGVEWKERPLIISAKLQDYSKNPSAGIPEPEIPKILVDGKLQRAQGANAPSDQPGSQFAYPGYKWGMAVDLTSCSGCGACVVACNIENNVPMVGRDEVRMGREMHWLRIDRYYIGDPEKPESLEIAHQPLMCQHCDNAPCETVCPVAATVHSSEGTNDMVYNRCVGTRYCSNNCPYKVRRFNWLEHWNEHSLLGESMPTFKARPPRNLGLNPDVTVRSRGVMEKCNFCASRVAEKKIAAKNEGRTLKDGEVKAACEQTCPSGAIVFGNVNDPESKVAKLLKDPRSYKLLEYLNIGPAVSYMTRVRNEV, encoded by the coding sequence ATGAAAGACGATAGTTTCCAAAAAGAAAAAAAGTCACTTTGGCAGTCTTATGAACTTCGCGGTACAGCTCGCGAACGTGAACTCCAAAAACAAGAGTTCTACAAATCACCAGATCCTTTGATTGCTAAAATCAAAAAAGGTGACTTTGATAGAAAAACATTCCTGAAGTTTATGGGTGCATCAGTTGTGATGACAACTGTAGGTTGTATCCAAAAACCTGCGGAAAAAATTGTTCCTTATGTGAACCTCACTATTAAAAATCCAGACAACAACGAAGTAGAACAATACGACTTCGTAAAACATGGACATTCATACCACTATGCTTCGGTTTGTGGTGGTTGTTCTGTAGGTTGTGGGGTTCTTGTAAAAGCAAAAGATGGTCGTCCTTTAAAACTCGAAGGAAACCCAAGCCATCCAATTTCAGAAGGTGCTTTATGTGCTTCTGGACAAGCTTCTATTTTTGATCTTTATGATGCAGACAGAGCAAAAGAACCACAACAAATTGTGAATGGTTCTGCTAAGTCTAGCGATTGGTTTGTTCTTGATAAAGACGTAAAAGAAAAACTCGCGGCAAACAAAGGTAAGACGGTTGTGGTAACAAAACCACTCACTTCTCCTGCCACAAAAGAATTTGTTTCTGAGTTTTTACGTTCGGTTGGTGGTGGAAAACACTTAGAAGTAGCATTTGCTTCTTCTGATGATGCGATCACAATCGCTCAGGAAAAATCATACGGAAAGGCAGTTCTTCCAAACTACCACTTTGACAAAGCAAAAGTGATCCTTTCCATTGATAGTGACTTCTTAAACCAAGTGAACTATCACAATGACTTTTCTAAACGAAGAGACTTACAAAAAAATTCCAAGTCTCTCAATGCCTTTATCGCAGCAGAAACTCACCCAACCATGACTGGTTCCAATGCAGACCAGCGAGTTCCACTAAAACCAGGTGATCAAAGAAAGTTCGCTCTTGTGATTGCAAAGGCACTTTCTGATTTGGGAGTGGGTGGAGCAACCGGAGTTTCTGGAATCAATGTAGAAACGACTGCTTCTGAACTGGGAATCTCCAAAGAAGTTGTGGTGCGTACAGCAAAAGCACTCGCTTCTGCAAAAGGTGAATCCCTTGTGGTGGCTGGTGGTTCGAACACGTTAACAGAAGATGCAGTCGATTTACAAATCGCTGTGAACATGTTAAACAGCATGCTCGGTAATGATGGAAAGACCATCGATCCTGGAAATCCTTTGAAAGAAGGAAAGTCAAACTACGCTGAAAACTTAAAATCCCTCGCAAAAGACTTAAAAGAAAGAAAGGCCGGTGTGGTCATTCTTTTTGGTGTGAACCCAGTTTACGAGGCACCAAATGGAGATGAGTGGAAAAAACTTCTTCATGAAGCCGCACAAGTGGTACAAGTTTCTGACCGTGTGGATGAAACAGCCCTTGCATCCAACTGGCTTGCACCGGTATCACACTTCCTTGAGTCTTGGGGTGATAACGAATCCGTAGCAGGGATTGTATCAGTACAACAACCAACCATCCGACCTCTCTTCCAATCCAAAGCATTTGAAGATATGCTCATCGGTTGGGCAGGTGGAAAGTTACTTGGATCCGAGTCTCTCTACGAATACCTCAAAGCAAAATATTCCAAAAAAACCAATTGGGAAGACTTACTCAGAAAAGGTGTCCTTGTTTCTGGAAATCCAAAAGCAGACAAGGGTGGTCGTTCCTTCCGAGGAACCATTGCACCTCTAACTCCTTCCAAATCTGGTTTGACTGTGTCTCTCTATGAAAACACAGGAATTGGAACAGGAGAAAGAGCAAACAACTCCCAACTCCAAGAACTTCCAGATCCAGTATCAAAAGTCACTTGGGACAATTATGTTGCCATCAGTCCACAATACTCTCGTTCGTCGGGAATCAAATTGAATGATGTTGTAACTGTGACTGTAAACGGTAAGTCGTTTGAACTTCCAGCTCTTGTCCAACCAGGTCTTCACCCAGAAGCAGTGGGAATTGCTCTTGGCTACGGAAGAACAAATGTAGGTGAGATCGGAAACGGTGTTGGTAAAAATGCAAGTATCCTTGCAACAGAAGTAAACGGATCTTATGTTTACTCTGGTTTATCCATCACACTTTCCCCTACAGGTAAAAAATACAAACTCGCTACCACTCAGGACCATCATATGATGAGCCCTGGTGTGATGATGGGTGTGGAATGGAAAGAGAGACCTCTTATCATCTCCGCAAAGCTACAAGACTATTCAAAAAATCCAAGTGCAGGAATTCCTGAGCCTGAGATTCCAAAAATCTTAGTCGATGGAAAACTCCAAAGAGCACAAGGAGCAAACGCTCCTTCTGACCAACCAGGAAGCCAATTTGCATACCCAGGATACAAATGGGGTATGGCAGTGGATCTCACTTCTTGCTCTGGTTGTGGTGCTTGTGTGGTTGCATGTAACATTGAAAACAACGTGCCTATGGTAGGTCGTGATGAAGTTCGTATGGGTCGCGAGATGCATTGGCTTCGCATTGACCGTTACTACATCGGTGATCCTGAAAAACCAGAATCACTCGAAATTGCACACCAACCACTTATGTGCCAACATTGTGATAACGCTCCTTGTGAGACAGTTTGTCCAGTGGCTGCAACCGTTCACAGTTCGGAAGGAACCAATGATATGGTTTACAACCGATGTGTGGGAACTCGTTACTGCTCAAACAACTGTCCTTACAAAGTGCGTCGTTTTAACTGGTTAGAACATTGGAATGAACACAGCTTACTCGGAGAGTCAATGCCTACCTTTAAGGCTCGTCCTCCAAGAAATTTAGGCCTCAACCCAGATGTAACCGTTCGTTCTCGCGGGGTCATGGAAAAATGTAACTTCTGTGCGTCTCGTGTTGCTGAGAAAAAAATCGCAGCGAAAAACGAAGGACGAACTCTGAAAGATGGGGAAGTGAAAGCCGCTTGTGAACAAACATGTCCATCCGGTGCCATTGTGTTCGGAAACGTAAATGATCCTGAATCAAAAGTAGCGAAGCTCTTGAAAGACCCACGGTCTTACAAACTTCTGGAATACCTAAACATCGGACCTGCTGTCAGTTATATGACCCGAGTTCGAAACGAAGTTTAA
- a CDS encoding adenylate/guanylate cyclase domain-containing protein — protein sequence MGQKRTIATSASEERLEKLLEERLKDGSNHEIIDKRIWDLFGETWCVMFTDLSGFSRGVAKFGIIHFLQTIYESQRILIPVLDEFDGILMKDEGDSLMVLFRNTNKAIQCAIQMQKTCKRYNEGRIAEEQILLCVGLGYGKILKIGDTDVFGAEVNAASKLGEDTAKAWEILVTSAVKENADDTTDFDFEPIKEIPPGSDGAFKLVYTLEESKWVVL from the coding sequence ATGGGACAAAAACGCACCATCGCCACATCTGCCTCTGAAGAACGACTCGAAAAATTATTAGAAGAACGACTCAAAGATGGCTCCAATCATGAAATCATAGACAAACGAATTTGGGACTTGTTTGGAGAAACGTGGTGCGTGATGTTTACTGATCTCTCTGGTTTTTCTCGTGGAGTCGCAAAATTTGGTATCATTCATTTTTTACAGACAATTTATGAGTCGCAACGGATACTGATTCCCGTCTTAGACGAGTTCGATGGAATTCTTATGAAAGATGAGGGCGATAGTCTTATGGTACTGTTTCGAAATACTAATAAAGCCATCCAATGTGCGATCCAAATGCAAAAAACCTGTAAACGATACAATGAGGGAAGGATTGCAGAGGAGCAGATTTTACTCTGTGTCGGCCTAGGATATGGTAAGATTTTAAAAATTGGGGACACCGATGTCTTTGGTGCAGAAGTAAATGCTGCATCCAAACTGGGAGAAGATACAGCAAAAGCTTGGGAGATCCTTGTCACAAGTGCTGTGAAAGAAAACGCAGACGACACAACGGATTTTGATTTTGAACCCATCAAAGAAATCCCACCAGGCTCCGACGGGGCATTCAAATTAGTATATACCTTAGAAGAATCAAAGTGGGTTGTCTTGTAA
- a CDS encoding ArnT family glycosyltransferase produces the protein MKESLSPSERIFYRILLLMASLPILFTLPLDVIDIDSAQYAGISRELVLSNDFFTLIDNGRRYLDKPILTFWTIATSFFFFGINNIAFRIPAIFLSLLSVYSIYRITILSGGKERQGYLASIAYLLAPGFYAMVVDPKIDVYLTAYLVFTYHFYYLGRKQNPNYFYLMYLMMSMGFITKGPISVVIPALSIGGDILFRRDWKLLLSMRIPTGIFVLVSLPALWCYFLYQNFNSYGPVFFLWIQSFGRFYREMYDVKFDPFYFYKSFSWAFFSGLVPMVVYLFFHSYQYIKTLGWKEILRKIRSNEYKDVDFVIPFWVFLFLFLISFSRYPLPQYTYWVLPGAALYFGKIMEESLFQSNVARLRPSFLIAGLVYLVGYFLIPVFVSDVGILYYVFGAIGILFILLSAQLIPLEILVTLVGATLFFCAISLQFYPLLTSYQPSREFGAKIKELEPGEPVVYTFWMSNSKRSYGFYAERNFRNIYDKEKLDRLWAEKPERLMILPSEKLAQLQEMAGKDYQIVPVLEKESFKVATPTIAFLKKETRNLVTKKISLVWVKKMQGKSFKNSKV, from the coding sequence ATGAAAGAATCTCTCTCCCCTTCAGAACGAATTTTTTATCGGATTTTACTTCTTATGGCGTCTTTGCCAATTCTATTTACATTGCCACTGGATGTGATTGACATTGATAGTGCGCAGTATGCAGGGATCAGCCGTGAGTTGGTACTTTCGAATGATTTTTTCACACTGATTGACAACGGCAGACGGTATTTGGATAAACCCATCCTTACGTTTTGGACCATTGCCACTTCGTTTTTTTTCTTTGGTATTAATAACATCGCCTTTCGTATCCCAGCGATTTTTCTAAGTTTACTCTCCGTATATTCGATTTACCGAATCACCATACTATCTGGTGGAAAAGAAAGACAAGGCTACTTAGCATCGATTGCGTATCTACTGGCACCTGGGTTTTATGCGATGGTTGTGGATCCCAAGATTGATGTGTATCTCACAGCTTATTTAGTCTTTACGTATCATTTTTATTACTTGGGGAGAAAGCAGAATCCCAATTATTTTTATCTGATGTATCTTATGATGTCCATGGGATTTATCACAAAAGGGCCAATCTCTGTTGTGATTCCTGCACTTTCTATTGGGGGAGACATTTTATTTCGGCGCGATTGGAAGTTATTACTTTCGATGCGAATTCCCACAGGCATCTTTGTGCTTGTTTCTTTACCAGCGCTTTGGTGTTACTTTTTATACCAAAACTTCAATTCGTATGGCCCCGTCTTCTTTTTATGGATCCAATCGTTTGGTCGATTTTACAGAGAGATGTATGATGTAAAATTTGATCCGTTTTACTTTTACAAATCCTTTTCATGGGCTTTTTTCAGCGGGCTTGTACCGATGGTGGTATATCTTTTTTTCCACTCCTACCAGTACATCAAAACCCTTGGTTGGAAGGAAATCCTTCGTAAGATTCGCTCCAATGAATACAAAGACGTGGATTTTGTGATTCCATTCTGGGTCTTTCTCTTTTTGTTTCTCATTTCCTTTTCCAGATACCCACTCCCTCAGTATACCTATTGGGTTTTGCCTGGTGCGGCACTTTACTTTGGGAAAATCATGGAAGAAAGTCTGTTTCAATCCAACGTTGCTAGGCTTCGGCCATCCTTTCTCATTGCAGGGCTTGTTTATTTAGTAGGATACTTTTTAATCCCGGTGTTTGTTTCGGATGTGGGGATTTTGTATTATGTATTTGGTGCGATTGGGATTTTATTCATCTTACTTTCAGCACAACTCATTCCATTGGAAATCCTTGTGACCTTGGTTGGTGCCACTTTGTTTTTTTGTGCGATCAGCTTACAGTTCTATCCACTCCTTACAAGTTACCAACCTTCCCGAGAATTTGGAGCCAAAATCAAGGAGCTGGAACCCGGAGAGCCCGTGGTATATACCTTTTGGATGTCCAACTCAAAGCGTTCTTACGGCTTTTATGCAGAACGAAATTTTCGAAATATTTACGATAAGGAAAAACTAGATAGGCTCTGGGCCGAAAAACCAGAACGCCTGATGATCTTACCGTCGGAAAAGTTAGCACAATTGCAGGAGATGGCAGGGAAGGATTACCAAATTGTTCCTGTCTTGGAAAAGGAATCCTTCAAAGTTGCGACTCCTACCATCGCATTCTTGAAAAAAGAGACAAGAAACCTAGTCACAAAGAAAATTTCTTTGGTTTGGGTGAAAAAAATGCAGGGGAAATCATTTAAAAACTCGAAAGTATAA
- the rlmN gene encoding 23S rRNA (adenine(2503)-C(2))-methyltransferase RlmN produces MKEEIPVLKGKTKKELEEICVSLGLEKYRAAQIYTGIYKNRYTTIDQFTTLSKEVREKLKSHTLYPEIEIGRDLVSKDDGTRKFTFYVGENKEIEAVWIPSGDGGRKTICISSQIGCTLNCKFCATGLLEYKGNLQTWQILDQVLQVERLVGDRATNIVFMGMGEPMHNYFSVIKAAHILRDQDAFGLGALRITISTAGVTTGINRFIENKEPFNFAISLNHPNPNARSSVMDVNDKHPLEKLIESAKRFTKELDRAITFEYVMIPDVNMGKDNAERLAKIARSVNKCKINVIPLNTDFTGWRRPTDEEVKEFVMHLKAKTTAPILNRRSPGRDINGACGMLALKGIRSEATK; encoded by the coding sequence ATGAAAGAGGAAATCCCTGTTCTCAAAGGTAAAACCAAAAAAGAACTAGAAGAGATATGTGTTTCCTTGGGTCTTGAAAAATACCGAGCAGCACAAATTTATACCGGAATTTATAAGAATCGTTATACGACGATCGATCAGTTTACAACCCTCTCGAAAGAGGTCAGGGAAAAACTGAAAAGCCACACTCTCTATCCCGAAATTGAAATCGGCAGGGATTTAGTTTCCAAGGACGACGGAACTCGTAAATTTACCTTTTATGTCGGCGAGAACAAAGAGATCGAGGCGGTCTGGATCCCATCGGGGGATGGGGGGCGAAAAACCATCTGTATCTCGTCTCAAATTGGTTGTACTCTCAATTGTAAATTTTGTGCGACAGGTCTTTTGGAATACAAAGGCAATTTGCAAACTTGGCAGATCCTAGACCAAGTTCTGCAGGTGGAACGCCTTGTCGGTGACCGCGCCACAAACATCGTATTTATGGGAATGGGGGAGCCCATGCACAATTATTTCTCTGTGATAAAAGCTGCCCACATTCTACGGGATCAGGATGCCTTCGGCCTTGGTGCCTTACGTATCACAATTTCGACCGCGGGTGTGACAACAGGGATCAATCGTTTCATTGAAAATAAAGAACCTTTTAACTTTGCCATTTCACTCAACCACCCCAATCCAAATGCCCGTTCTTCGGTCATGGATGTAAATGACAAACACCCATTGGAAAAACTGATTGAGTCTGCTAAACGATTCACAAAAGAGCTCGATCGTGCGATCACATTTGAATACGTGATGATCCCTGACGTGAATATGGGAAAAGACAATGCCGAACGACTCGCAAAAATTGCGAGATCCGTAAACAAATGTAAAATCAATGTGATACCGTTAAACACAGATTTTACGGGATGGCGTAGACCAACCGATGAGGAAGTCAAAGAATTTGTAATGCATCTCAAAGCTAAAACAACAGCTCCCATTCTCAATCGCCGTAGCCCTGGTCGGGACATCAATGGTGCTTGTGGGATGTTGGCTCTGAAAGGAATTCGAAGTGAAGCAACTAAGTAA
- a CDS encoding Cys-rich protein, with translation MKQLSKGISVLFLVFFVYNCQDIVEQKCQLACEKFVSCTEEELKLTLAPDVKRTGRIQCMDGCTTHNSDILQCFDQEPNSCKGFGQCLLQIGTFE, from the coding sequence GTGAAGCAACTAAGTAAAGGGATCTCGGTTTTGTTTTTGGTTTTTTTCGTATACAACTGCCAAGACATTGTAGAACAAAAATGCCAATTGGCATGCGAAAAATTTGTCTCTTGTACCGAAGAGGAATTGAAACTCACACTTGCACCTGATGTCAAACGAACAGGCCGCATTCAATGTATGGATGGATGCACCACCCACAATAGCGATATTTTACAATGTTTTGACCAGGAACCTAACTCTTGTAAGGGGTTTGGACAATGTTTGTTACAAATAGGAACGTTTGAATGA
- a CDS encoding cytochrome c3 family protein yields the protein MNIKILKISVPIVAVAALAYLIFSPSRYVGYSPDQPIPFNHKIHAGDNKIDCKYCHTGVENSAHATVPPSSTCMNCHGAGNVAGNQEHVKWLKAQYDSSTPVSWVKVHDQPDFVYFNHSRHVQRGVDCSTCHGNMAEMVKVRQSKSLNMGFCVDCHRENNAPNDCSTCHR from the coding sequence ATGAATATAAAAATACTCAAGATCTCTGTGCCTATCGTTGCTGTAGCAGCGCTTGCATATTTGATTTTTTCACCTAGCCGTTATGTGGGCTATTCACCCGACCAGCCCATCCCCTTCAACCACAAGATACATGCGGGCGATAACAAAATCGACTGTAAGTATTGCCATACAGGCGTTGAAAACTCGGCCCATGCCACAGTTCCTCCAAGTTCCACTTGTATGAACTGCCATGGAGCAGGTAACGTAGCGGGCAACCAAGAACATGTTAAGTGGCTCAAAGCACAATACGATAGTAGCACTCCAGTTTCCTGGGTGAAGGTCCATGACCAACCAGACTTCGTATACTTTAACCACTCAAGACACGTGCAACGCGGCGTTGATTGTTCCACATGTCATGGCAACATGGCAGAGATGGTAAAGGTTAGACAGTCCAAGTCCCTCAATATGGGATTTTGTGTCGATTGCCATAGAGAGAACAATGCTCCTAACGATTGTTCTACGTGCCACAGATAA
- a CDS encoding DUF3341 domain-containing protein: protein MYLPKLEQFHKYKEMDEGVLGIFDTPEAIMHAAEKTKAKDYIGFDCILPYPVHGIDEAMGTPRSGLPWVTFFAGIFGCTIGILFQYLTHAHDWPLNISGKSLNAWFAYVPIIFELTVFSAGIYTVAALCFLSGIPKATRRILHPDLTSHKFGLWIPKSAKGYSESDVVSFVKSLGGSEVIVVKLENQK, encoded by the coding sequence ATGTATCTTCCAAAATTAGAACAGTTTCATAAATACAAAGAAATGGATGAAGGAGTTCTCGGAATTTTCGACACTCCCGAAGCCATTATGCATGCTGCTGAGAAAACAAAAGCGAAGGATTACATCGGTTTTGATTGTATCCTTCCTTATCCTGTGCACGGAATTGATGAAGCTATGGGAACTCCTAGATCAGGACTCCCTTGGGTCACTTTCTTTGCTGGGATTTTTGGATGCACCATTGGTATTTTATTCCAATACTTAACGCATGCTCATGACTGGCCTCTCAATATCTCGGGAAAATCTCTCAATGCTTGGTTTGCGTATGTGCCAATCATCTTTGAATTAACTGTATTTTCCGCAGGGATTTATACAGTAGCTGCTTTATGTTTTTTAAGCGGTATTCCCAAAGCGACACGTCGAATTTTGCACCCAGATTTGACGTCTCATAAATTCGGTCTTTGGATTCCAAAGTCTGCAAAAGGTTACAGTGAATCAGATGTGGTATCGTTTGTAAAAAGCCTTGGTGGATCCGAAGTCATCGTTGTGAAACTGGAGAACCAAAAATGA
- a CDS encoding cytochrome c, giving the protein MKQNIFRVFALVALVFVANCDYKTPVYEYFPNMYDSPARESQEDDSFASNGSASRIPPKGAIPVGYYPYPYAAEATPDTLPGPDKGLKNPIGKASLGDLMIGEKRYQTYCTPCHGVQGLGNGSVVGPAPKFQQPPPSVVSEKIRSWSDGQIYHIITMGRGLMGSYAYQIEPEDRWKLIAYIRKLQEYEEKNKKAN; this is encoded by the coding sequence ATGAAACAAAACATCTTTCGAGTTTTCGCACTTGTGGCGTTAGTTTTTGTCGCAAACTGTGATTATAAAACTCCCGTTTATGAATACTTTCCGAATATGTATGACTCTCCTGCAAGAGAATCGCAAGAAGATGATTCATTCGCTTCCAACGGTTCTGCCTCTCGTATTCCACCGAAAGGTGCAATTCCAGTAGGATACTATCCGTATCCTTATGCAGCAGAGGCAACTCCAGACACTCTCCCTGGTCCTGACAAAGGTTTAAAAAATCCAATTGGAAAGGCCAGTTTAGGTGATTTAATGATTGGTGAAAAGCGTTACCAAACATACTGCACTCCTTGTCATGGTGTGCAAGGTTTAGGAAACGGATCGGTTGTAGGTCCTGCACCAAAGTTCCAACAACCACCACCTTCTGTTGTGTCTGAAAAAATTCGCAGTTGGTCCGATGGACAAATCTACCACATCATCACGATGGGTCGTGGTCTCATGGGAAGTTATGCTTACCAAATTGAACCAGAAGACAGATGGAAGCTCATTGCTTACATCCGTAAACTGCAAGAATACGAAGAGAAAAATAAAAAGGCGAACTAG
- a CDS encoding SH3 domain-containing protein has product MKEKLVVLLIVGMSFTACSKNAEVTWHKNCDAKTNKASLDFTVPLYSEPDSNSKVVEFVPVGTVVKVFDARNHNVWAPKYFIKVQTAKNEGYMSPKCFVVGQDPENSVWRYSKGLVKDSKPFYDPNDKTHYPRGTEYGNLKDLPKEKIPLSELTKGLEEETYINRNMLKQN; this is encoded by the coding sequence TTGAAAGAGAAATTAGTAGTACTCTTGATCGTTGGAATGAGCTTCACAGCTTGTTCCAAAAACGCAGAAGTGACTTGGCATAAAAATTGTGATGCCAAAACCAACAAAGCAAGTTTGGATTTCACAGTTCCTCTATACTCTGAGCCAGATTCTAATTCCAAGGTGGTAGAATTTGTTCCAGTGGGGACAGTTGTGAAAGTGTTTGATGCTCGCAATCACAACGTATGGGCGCCAAAATACTTTATCAAAGTTCAAACTGCAAAAAATGAAGGTTACATGAGCCCGAAATGTTTTGTAGTAGGACAAGATCCTGAAAACAGTGTTTGGAGATACTCCAAAGGACTCGTGAAGGATTCAAAACCTTTTTATGATCCAAACGATAAAACTCACTACCCAAGAGGTACTGAGTATGGAAATTTGAAGGATCTACCGAAAGAAAAAATCCCTCTTTCTGAACTCACAAAAGGTTTGGAAGAAGAGACTTATATCAACAGAAACATGTTGAAACAAAACTAA